The proteins below are encoded in one region of Antennarius striatus isolate MH-2024 chromosome 7, ASM4005453v1, whole genome shotgun sequence:
- the cep135 gene encoding centrosomal protein of 135 kDa isoform X3, whose amino-acid sequence MNATAERRFLNLRKRLDQMGYRHPLGVEALPLVEKLFSDLVHTTESLRNAKLSAGKTEKESRNFDSLLEPYKAENARVVRENNGLHQELLKLKEEKDRVTRELKNHIRKLDHETSDLKFLNNQYVHKVRCLEKDSKAKSERIQQLQEKNMQAVVQTPGGKKHSIPFRRQRMQIDEFLPPSSGPPYPVSQPKDPYVADLLHMADGRINELQEKITKIQLDLENDQEFIKHLNTQVELRDKEIERLNRALQGGRPHDVISLEAQNISNEKLVSHLNLQIEYLQETNKTLEQKVEHLQQKEEAVSTEAANLSIKNQELCKELTHIDDLAKRMEMDKDRVLETADLELQETKKEIQRQQKIIEDLEDILTKTRGEHSKEKDHLRDQLMELKQQNEKMEGLVNFLDDEKIRLQDKLEKMMLSEKDLVLELETMRTVHGVCGRERSPSRLDAFVRSLEEERDNYRSEAEHYKRAMGAGGLDLSPSRSPERGRSPKAKSKAKNGGAAETELLRLVKERDELKAALLRCEKNAEGIQDDLRILRAEREHFKTQVKQAQEDLKLACRTDASADLLKLKDELKQAEMETQQMRTERDSLLERLQVTQTSALADKQADERRINDLENAVKSLEREQLDLRSQVCLLKENREAVEEELKVRCAVMVQNAEKVAQERAESNALRLLQEQMERSLSDTQHRLSVKMNELRAAHDHIEKLEERIGELSQRSSKHKEDVAALQKSISALDREKDALQDDVDQKTEKLEVLQDEKSKKERTLEEVRLTVKNMDSSLAQLQGALNSREREIASLRTQLDACQDELAALKRNKEITIRENRRLQDDLATMTRENQAVHVEMEQALHDKDELKMRVHSYISEVSRIEKLMATKEQENRDLLERFKMAHSEVEERQQKLQKAEGLNSSIRLELLSSDSERRHLREAVSHKDREIQQHVEALQAYEAQASSLARGTARLEEELHKAQEEKSSLLSDLASVRELCVKLNSDKELTARQLTSKSVDVERVTGELEDVRSEVELLKRQLASERLTVRNLETLLSTNRQKEFQTHLTASERESELKVLRDKLTLAESKNTEHAREVSQLRGKVSQLQTEMDVLKRQLTTERFERERAIQEMRRQGVTLSTLQSTLPSSSSPHTSPERSILRTVNRTTDKSTDRNVSFKD is encoded by the exons ATGAACGCCACAGCAGAAAGGAGATTCTTAAATCTGAGGAAGCGTCTGGACCAGATGGGCTACCGACATCCACTGGGGGTAGAGGCGCTGCCACTGGTGGAGAAGCTGTTCAG cgaCCTGGTCCACACAACTGAGAGCCTGCGCAATGCTAAACTGTCAGCAGGGAAGACTGAAAAAGAAAGTCGAAATTTTGATTccctgctggagccttacaagGCAGAGAATGCTCGTGTTGTCAGGGAGAACAATGGGCTGCATCAAGAACTTCtcaagctgaaggaggagaaggaccgTGTCACCAGAG AGCTCAAGAACCACATCAGAAAGCTGGATCACGAAACATCTGActtgaaatttttaaataatcaatatGTGCACAAAGTTCGATGCTTGGAGAAGGATAGCAAGGCAAAATCTGAGCGTATCCAGCAGCTACAGGAGAAGAACATGCAAGCTGTGGTGCAAACACCAG GTGGGAAAAAGCACAGCATCCCTTTCAGGCGTCAAAGGATGCAGATCGATGAGTTCCTACCTCCCTCCTCCGGACCACCGTACCCTGTGTCACAGCCTAAGGATCCATATGTAGCGGACCTGCTGCACATGGCAGATGGAAG GATTAATGAGCTACAGGAAAAAATCACAAAGATCCAACTAGACCTTGAAAATGATCAGGAATTTATAAAACACTTAAACACACAG GTGGAGCTGAGAGATAAAGAGATTGAGCGTCTGAATCGCGCTCTTCAGGGAGGACGACCTCATGACGTCATCTCTCTTGAGGCTCAGAACATCAGTAACGAGAAACTCGTCTCCCATCTTAATCTTCAG ATTGAGTACCTGCAGGAAACCAACAAGACTCTGGAGCAGAAGGTGGAACACctgcagcagaaggaggaggCCGTCTCCACAGAAGCGGCCAATTTGTCCATAAAAAACCAGGAACTGTGTAAAGAGCTGACTCACATAGATGACCTTGCCAAGCGGATGGAGATGGACAAGGATCGTGTGTTGGAAACTGCTGATTTGGAATTGCAAGAAACTAAA AAAGAAATTCAGAGACAACAGAAAATCATTGAGGACTTGGAGGACATCCTCACTAAAACAAGAGGA GAGCACTCCAAAGAAAAAGACCATCTCAGAGATCAACTGATGGAGCTCaaacagcaaaatgaaaaaatggaaGGACTCGTGAATTTTTTGGACGATGAAAAAATCAGACTGCAAGATAAACTGGAGAAAATGATGTTATCTG AGAAAGACCTGGTGCTCGAGCTGGAAACCATGCGGACTGTGCATGGTGTTTGTGGAAGGGAGCGCTCCCCATCACGGCTCGATGCATTCGTCAGGAGtttagaggaggagagggataATTATCGCAGCGAGGCAGAGCATTACAAGAGAGCCATGGGGGCTGGTGGTCTGGATTTAAGCCCCAGTCGCAGCCCAGAAAGGGGCAGGAGCCCTAAAGCAAAGTCTAAAGCAAAGAAT GGAGGTGCTGCAGAGACTGAACTGCTCAGGTTAGTAAAGGAGCGAGATGAGCTGAAGGCTGCTCTGTTACGCTGTGAGAAGAACGCAGAGGGCATCCAGGACGATTTGAGAATCCTCAGGGCTGAGAGAGAACATTTCAAAACGCAGGTCAAACAG GCACAAGAGGACCTAAAACTGGCTTGTAGAACTGATGCGTCAGCTGACTTGTTGAAACTGAAGGATGAGCTCAAACAGGCAGAAATGGAAACTCAACAGATGAGAACTGAAAGAGACTCTCTGCTTGAGAGATTACAG GTCACGCAGACCTCAGCTCTcgcagacaaacaggcagatgagaggaggatTAACGACCTGGAGAATGCAGTAAAGAGT TTGGAGCGGGAGCAACTGGACTTGCGTTCCCAAGTGTGTCTCCTGAAAGAGAACCGGGAAgctgtggaggaggagctgaaggttCGATGTGCTGTTATGGTCCAGAACGCAGAGAAGGTCGCCCAGGAAAGAGCGGAGTCTAACGCGCTGAG GCTGCTCCAGGAGCAGATGGAGCGATCGCTGTCTGACACCCAACACAGACTGTCTGTGAAGATGAACGAGCTGCGTGCTGCCCACGACCACATtgagaagctggaggagagaaTAG GGGAGCTGAGTCAGCGGAGCTCGAAGCACAAGGAGGACGTGGCTGCTCTTCAAAAGTCCATCTCCGCCTTGGATCGAGAGAAAGACGCTCTGCAAGATGACGTGGATCAAAAGACTGAAAAACTGGAGGTTCTCCAGGACGAGAAGTCAAAAAAG GAACGAACCCTTGAGGAAGTAAGACTGACCGTTAAAAACATGGACAGCTCATTAGC TCAGCTGCAGGGAGCCTTAAACAGCCGCGAGAGGGAGATAGCCAGCCTGAGGACGCAGCTGGACGCCTGTCAGGATGAGCTGGCTGCTCTGAAGAGAAACAAGGAAATCACAATCAGAGAGAACAGGAGGCTGCAGGACGACCTGGCTACAATGACCAGAGAGAACCAA GCTGTACACGTGGAGATGGAGCAGGCTTTACACGACAAGGACGAGCTGAAGATGAGGGTCCACTCTTACATTTCTGAAGTGTCCAGAATAGAGAAGCTGATGGCCACAAAG GAGCAGGAGAACAGGGATTTGCTGGAACGCTTCAAGATGGCCCACTCTGAGGTGGAGGAGCGGCAGCAGAAGTTACAGAAGGCTGAAGGTCTCAATAGCTCTATCCGGCTAGAGCTGCTCTCCTCGGACTCAGAGCGTAGACACCTCCGAGAGGCTGTCAGCCACAAGGACAGAGAAATACAACAG CATGTAGAGGCCCTACAGGCGTACGAGGCCCAAGCATCCTCACTGGCTCGTGGAACGGCCCGACTAGAGGAAGAGCTCCACAAAGCTCAGGAGGAGAAGTCCAGCCTGCTGTCGGACCTGGCGTCTGTCAGGGAGCTCTGCGTCAAACTCAACTCTGATAAGGAGCTCACTGcacgtcagctcacctccaagAGCGTGGATGTGGAGAGG GTCACTGGAGAACTGGAGGACGTTCGGTCAGAGGTGGAGCTTCTGAAGAGACAACTGGCCAGTGAGAGGCTGACAGTTCGCAACCTAGAGACACTCCTCTCCACCAATCGGCAAAAGGAGTTTCAAACCCACTTGACAGCCAGTGAGCGAGAGTCGGAGCTAAAAGTCCTCCGCGATAAGCTGACCCTGGCCGAAAGCaagaa CACAGAGCATGCCAGGGAGGTGTCGCAGCTCCGCGGGAAAGTCTCTCAGCTGCAGACGGAGATGGATGTCCTCAAAAGACAGCTGACCACAGAACGCTTTGAACG gGAAAGAGCAATTCAGGAGATGCGTCGTCAGGGTGTGACTCTTTCAACCCTGCAAAGCACTTTGCCCAGCAGCAGTTCACCTCACACGTCCCCTGAAAGATCCATCCTCCGAACTGTCAACCGCACCACTGACAAGTCAACAGACAG aaaTGTGAGCTTCAAAGATTAA
- the cep135 gene encoding centrosomal protein of 135 kDa isoform X1, which produces MKHVIVAVFCQCHVAAMNATAERRFLNLRKRLDQMGYRHPLGVEALPLVEKLFSDLVHTTESLRNAKLSAGKTEKESRNFDSLLEPYKAENARVVRENNGLHQELLKLKEEKDRVTRELKNHIRKLDHETSDLKFLNNQYVHKVRCLEKDSKAKSERIQQLQEKNMQAVVQTPGGKKHSIPFRRQRMQIDEFLPPSSGPPYPVSQPKDPYVADLLHMADGRINELQEKITKIQLDLENDQEFIKHLNTQVELRDKEIERLNRALQGGRPHDVISLEAQNISNEKLVSHLNLQIEYLQETNKTLEQKVEHLQQKEEAVSTEAANLSIKNQELCKELTHIDDLAKRMEMDKDRVLETADLELQETKKEIQRQQKIIEDLEDILTKTRGEHSKEKDHLRDQLMELKQQNEKMEGLVNFLDDEKIRLQDKLEKMMLSEKDLVLELETMRTVHGVCGRERSPSRLDAFVRSLEEERDNYRSEAEHYKRAMGAGGLDLSPSRSPERGRSPKAKSKAKNGGAAETELLRLVKERDELKAALLRCEKNAEGIQDDLRILRAEREHFKTQVKQAQEDLKLACRTDASADLLKLKDELKQAEMETQQMRTERDSLLERLQVTQTSALADKQADERRINDLENAVKSLEREQLDLRSQVCLLKENREAVEEELKVRCAVMVQNAEKVAQERAESNALRLLQEQMERSLSDTQHRLSVKMNELRAAHDHIEKLEERIGELSQRSSKHKEDVAALQKSISALDREKDALQDDVDQKTEKLEVLQDEKSKKERTLEEVRLTVKNMDSSLAQLQGALNSREREIASLRTQLDACQDELAALKRNKEITIRENRRLQDDLATMTRENQAVHVEMEQALHDKDELKMRVHSYISEVSRIEKLMATKEQENRDLLERFKMAHSEVEERQQKLQKAEGLNSSIRLELLSSDSERRHLREAVSHKDREIQQHVEALQAYEAQASSLARGTARLEEELHKAQEEKSSLLSDLASVRELCVKLNSDKELTARQLTSKSVDVERVTGELEDVRSEVELLKRQLASERLTVRNLETLLSTNRQKEFQTHLTASERESELKVLRDKLTLAESKNTEHAREVSQLRGKVSQLQTEMDVLKRQLTTERFERERAIQEMRRQGVTLSTLQSTLPSSSSPHTSPERSILRTVNRTTDKSTDRNVSFKD; this is translated from the exons ATGAAGCACGTGATCGTCGCTGTGTTCTGTCAGTGTCACGTCGCAGCCATGAACGCCACAGCAGAAAGGAGATTCTTAAATCTGAGGAAGCGTCTGGACCAGATGGGCTACCGACATCCACTGGGGGTAGAGGCGCTGCCACTGGTGGAGAAGCTGTTCAG cgaCCTGGTCCACACAACTGAGAGCCTGCGCAATGCTAAACTGTCAGCAGGGAAGACTGAAAAAGAAAGTCGAAATTTTGATTccctgctggagccttacaagGCAGAGAATGCTCGTGTTGTCAGGGAGAACAATGGGCTGCATCAAGAACTTCtcaagctgaaggaggagaaggaccgTGTCACCAGAG AGCTCAAGAACCACATCAGAAAGCTGGATCACGAAACATCTGActtgaaatttttaaataatcaatatGTGCACAAAGTTCGATGCTTGGAGAAGGATAGCAAGGCAAAATCTGAGCGTATCCAGCAGCTACAGGAGAAGAACATGCAAGCTGTGGTGCAAACACCAG GTGGGAAAAAGCACAGCATCCCTTTCAGGCGTCAAAGGATGCAGATCGATGAGTTCCTACCTCCCTCCTCCGGACCACCGTACCCTGTGTCACAGCCTAAGGATCCATATGTAGCGGACCTGCTGCACATGGCAGATGGAAG GATTAATGAGCTACAGGAAAAAATCACAAAGATCCAACTAGACCTTGAAAATGATCAGGAATTTATAAAACACTTAAACACACAG GTGGAGCTGAGAGATAAAGAGATTGAGCGTCTGAATCGCGCTCTTCAGGGAGGACGACCTCATGACGTCATCTCTCTTGAGGCTCAGAACATCAGTAACGAGAAACTCGTCTCCCATCTTAATCTTCAG ATTGAGTACCTGCAGGAAACCAACAAGACTCTGGAGCAGAAGGTGGAACACctgcagcagaaggaggaggCCGTCTCCACAGAAGCGGCCAATTTGTCCATAAAAAACCAGGAACTGTGTAAAGAGCTGACTCACATAGATGACCTTGCCAAGCGGATGGAGATGGACAAGGATCGTGTGTTGGAAACTGCTGATTTGGAATTGCAAGAAACTAAA AAAGAAATTCAGAGACAACAGAAAATCATTGAGGACTTGGAGGACATCCTCACTAAAACAAGAGGA GAGCACTCCAAAGAAAAAGACCATCTCAGAGATCAACTGATGGAGCTCaaacagcaaaatgaaaaaatggaaGGACTCGTGAATTTTTTGGACGATGAAAAAATCAGACTGCAAGATAAACTGGAGAAAATGATGTTATCTG AGAAAGACCTGGTGCTCGAGCTGGAAACCATGCGGACTGTGCATGGTGTTTGTGGAAGGGAGCGCTCCCCATCACGGCTCGATGCATTCGTCAGGAGtttagaggaggagagggataATTATCGCAGCGAGGCAGAGCATTACAAGAGAGCCATGGGGGCTGGTGGTCTGGATTTAAGCCCCAGTCGCAGCCCAGAAAGGGGCAGGAGCCCTAAAGCAAAGTCTAAAGCAAAGAAT GGAGGTGCTGCAGAGACTGAACTGCTCAGGTTAGTAAAGGAGCGAGATGAGCTGAAGGCTGCTCTGTTACGCTGTGAGAAGAACGCAGAGGGCATCCAGGACGATTTGAGAATCCTCAGGGCTGAGAGAGAACATTTCAAAACGCAGGTCAAACAG GCACAAGAGGACCTAAAACTGGCTTGTAGAACTGATGCGTCAGCTGACTTGTTGAAACTGAAGGATGAGCTCAAACAGGCAGAAATGGAAACTCAACAGATGAGAACTGAAAGAGACTCTCTGCTTGAGAGATTACAG GTCACGCAGACCTCAGCTCTcgcagacaaacaggcagatgagaggaggatTAACGACCTGGAGAATGCAGTAAAGAGT TTGGAGCGGGAGCAACTGGACTTGCGTTCCCAAGTGTGTCTCCTGAAAGAGAACCGGGAAgctgtggaggaggagctgaaggttCGATGTGCTGTTATGGTCCAGAACGCAGAGAAGGTCGCCCAGGAAAGAGCGGAGTCTAACGCGCTGAG GCTGCTCCAGGAGCAGATGGAGCGATCGCTGTCTGACACCCAACACAGACTGTCTGTGAAGATGAACGAGCTGCGTGCTGCCCACGACCACATtgagaagctggaggagagaaTAG GGGAGCTGAGTCAGCGGAGCTCGAAGCACAAGGAGGACGTGGCTGCTCTTCAAAAGTCCATCTCCGCCTTGGATCGAGAGAAAGACGCTCTGCAAGATGACGTGGATCAAAAGACTGAAAAACTGGAGGTTCTCCAGGACGAGAAGTCAAAAAAG GAACGAACCCTTGAGGAAGTAAGACTGACCGTTAAAAACATGGACAGCTCATTAGC TCAGCTGCAGGGAGCCTTAAACAGCCGCGAGAGGGAGATAGCCAGCCTGAGGACGCAGCTGGACGCCTGTCAGGATGAGCTGGCTGCTCTGAAGAGAAACAAGGAAATCACAATCAGAGAGAACAGGAGGCTGCAGGACGACCTGGCTACAATGACCAGAGAGAACCAA GCTGTACACGTGGAGATGGAGCAGGCTTTACACGACAAGGACGAGCTGAAGATGAGGGTCCACTCTTACATTTCTGAAGTGTCCAGAATAGAGAAGCTGATGGCCACAAAG GAGCAGGAGAACAGGGATTTGCTGGAACGCTTCAAGATGGCCCACTCTGAGGTGGAGGAGCGGCAGCAGAAGTTACAGAAGGCTGAAGGTCTCAATAGCTCTATCCGGCTAGAGCTGCTCTCCTCGGACTCAGAGCGTAGACACCTCCGAGAGGCTGTCAGCCACAAGGACAGAGAAATACAACAG CATGTAGAGGCCCTACAGGCGTACGAGGCCCAAGCATCCTCACTGGCTCGTGGAACGGCCCGACTAGAGGAAGAGCTCCACAAAGCTCAGGAGGAGAAGTCCAGCCTGCTGTCGGACCTGGCGTCTGTCAGGGAGCTCTGCGTCAAACTCAACTCTGATAAGGAGCTCACTGcacgtcagctcacctccaagAGCGTGGATGTGGAGAGG GTCACTGGAGAACTGGAGGACGTTCGGTCAGAGGTGGAGCTTCTGAAGAGACAACTGGCCAGTGAGAGGCTGACAGTTCGCAACCTAGAGACACTCCTCTCCACCAATCGGCAAAAGGAGTTTCAAACCCACTTGACAGCCAGTGAGCGAGAGTCGGAGCTAAAAGTCCTCCGCGATAAGCTGACCCTGGCCGAAAGCaagaa CACAGAGCATGCCAGGGAGGTGTCGCAGCTCCGCGGGAAAGTCTCTCAGCTGCAGACGGAGATGGATGTCCTCAAAAGACAGCTGACCACAGAACGCTTTGAACG gGAAAGAGCAATTCAGGAGATGCGTCGTCAGGGTGTGACTCTTTCAACCCTGCAAAGCACTTTGCCCAGCAGCAGTTCACCTCACACGTCCCCTGAAAGATCCATCCTCCGAACTGTCAACCGCACCACTGACAAGTCAACAGACAG aaaTGTGAGCTTCAAAGATTAA
- the cep135 gene encoding centrosomal protein of 135 kDa isoform X4: MKITVCVCVCVCVCVCVCVCVCFSDLVHTTESLRNAKLSAGKTEKESRNFDSLLEPYKAENARVVRENNGLHQELLKLKEEKDRVTRELKNHIRKLDHETSDLKFLNNQYVHKVRCLEKDSKAKSERIQQLQEKNMQAVVQTPGGKKHSIPFRRQRMQIDEFLPPSSGPPYPVSQPKDPYVADLLHMADGRINELQEKITKIQLDLENDQEFIKHLNTQVELRDKEIERLNRALQGGRPHDVISLEAQNISNEKLVSHLNLQIEYLQETNKTLEQKVEHLQQKEEAVSTEAANLSIKNQELCKELTHIDDLAKRMEMDKDRVLETADLELQETKKEIQRQQKIIEDLEDILTKTRGEHSKEKDHLRDQLMELKQQNEKMEGLVNFLDDEKIRLQDKLEKMMLSEKDLVLELETMRTVHGVCGRERSPSRLDAFVRSLEEERDNYRSEAEHYKRAMGAGGLDLSPSRSPERGRSPKAKSKAKNGGAAETELLRLVKERDELKAALLRCEKNAEGIQDDLRILRAEREHFKTQVKQAQEDLKLACRTDASADLLKLKDELKQAEMETQQMRTERDSLLERLQVTQTSALADKQADERRINDLENAVKSLEREQLDLRSQVCLLKENREAVEEELKVRCAVMVQNAEKVAQERAESNALRLLQEQMERSLSDTQHRLSVKMNELRAAHDHIEKLEERIGELSQRSSKHKEDVAALQKSISALDREKDALQDDVDQKTEKLEVLQDEKSKKERTLEEVRLTVKNMDSSLAQLQGALNSREREIASLRTQLDACQDELAALKRNKEITIRENRRLQDDLATMTRENQAVHVEMEQALHDKDELKMRVHSYISEVSRIEKLMATKEQENRDLLERFKMAHSEVEERQQKLQKAEGLNSSIRLELLSSDSERRHLREAVSHKDREIQQHVEALQAYEAQASSLARGTARLEEELHKAQEEKSSLLSDLASVRELCVKLNSDKELTARQLTSKSVDVERVTGELEDVRSEVELLKRQLASERLTVRNLETLLSTNRQKEFQTHLTASERESELKVLRDKLTLAESKNTEHAREVSQLRGKVSQLQTEMDVLKRQLTTERFERERAIQEMRRQGVTLSTLQSTLPSSSSPHTSPERSILRTVNRTTDKSTDRNVSFKD; this comes from the exons ATGAagatcactgtgtgtgtgtgtgtgtgtgtgtgtgtgtgtgtgtgtgtgtgtgtgtgtgtgtgtttcagcgaCCTGGTCCACACAACTGAGAGCCTGCGCAATGCTAAACTGTCAGCAGGGAAGACTGAAAAAGAAAGTCGAAATTTTGATTccctgctggagccttacaagGCAGAGAATGCTCGTGTTGTCAGGGAGAACAATGGGCTGCATCAAGAACTTCtcaagctgaaggaggagaaggaccgTGTCACCAGAG AGCTCAAGAACCACATCAGAAAGCTGGATCACGAAACATCTGActtgaaatttttaaataatcaatatGTGCACAAAGTTCGATGCTTGGAGAAGGATAGCAAGGCAAAATCTGAGCGTATCCAGCAGCTACAGGAGAAGAACATGCAAGCTGTGGTGCAAACACCAG GTGGGAAAAAGCACAGCATCCCTTTCAGGCGTCAAAGGATGCAGATCGATGAGTTCCTACCTCCCTCCTCCGGACCACCGTACCCTGTGTCACAGCCTAAGGATCCATATGTAGCGGACCTGCTGCACATGGCAGATGGAAG GATTAATGAGCTACAGGAAAAAATCACAAAGATCCAACTAGACCTTGAAAATGATCAGGAATTTATAAAACACTTAAACACACAG GTGGAGCTGAGAGATAAAGAGATTGAGCGTCTGAATCGCGCTCTTCAGGGAGGACGACCTCATGACGTCATCTCTCTTGAGGCTCAGAACATCAGTAACGAGAAACTCGTCTCCCATCTTAATCTTCAG ATTGAGTACCTGCAGGAAACCAACAAGACTCTGGAGCAGAAGGTGGAACACctgcagcagaaggaggaggCCGTCTCCACAGAAGCGGCCAATTTGTCCATAAAAAACCAGGAACTGTGTAAAGAGCTGACTCACATAGATGACCTTGCCAAGCGGATGGAGATGGACAAGGATCGTGTGTTGGAAACTGCTGATTTGGAATTGCAAGAAACTAAA AAAGAAATTCAGAGACAACAGAAAATCATTGAGGACTTGGAGGACATCCTCACTAAAACAAGAGGA GAGCACTCCAAAGAAAAAGACCATCTCAGAGATCAACTGATGGAGCTCaaacagcaaaatgaaaaaatggaaGGACTCGTGAATTTTTTGGACGATGAAAAAATCAGACTGCAAGATAAACTGGAGAAAATGATGTTATCTG AGAAAGACCTGGTGCTCGAGCTGGAAACCATGCGGACTGTGCATGGTGTTTGTGGAAGGGAGCGCTCCCCATCACGGCTCGATGCATTCGTCAGGAGtttagaggaggagagggataATTATCGCAGCGAGGCAGAGCATTACAAGAGAGCCATGGGGGCTGGTGGTCTGGATTTAAGCCCCAGTCGCAGCCCAGAAAGGGGCAGGAGCCCTAAAGCAAAGTCTAAAGCAAAGAAT GGAGGTGCTGCAGAGACTGAACTGCTCAGGTTAGTAAAGGAGCGAGATGAGCTGAAGGCTGCTCTGTTACGCTGTGAGAAGAACGCAGAGGGCATCCAGGACGATTTGAGAATCCTCAGGGCTGAGAGAGAACATTTCAAAACGCAGGTCAAACAG GCACAAGAGGACCTAAAACTGGCTTGTAGAACTGATGCGTCAGCTGACTTGTTGAAACTGAAGGATGAGCTCAAACAGGCAGAAATGGAAACTCAACAGATGAGAACTGAAAGAGACTCTCTGCTTGAGAGATTACAG GTCACGCAGACCTCAGCTCTcgcagacaaacaggcagatgagaggaggatTAACGACCTGGAGAATGCAGTAAAGAGT TTGGAGCGGGAGCAACTGGACTTGCGTTCCCAAGTGTGTCTCCTGAAAGAGAACCGGGAAgctgtggaggaggagctgaaggttCGATGTGCTGTTATGGTCCAGAACGCAGAGAAGGTCGCCCAGGAAAGAGCGGAGTCTAACGCGCTGAG GCTGCTCCAGGAGCAGATGGAGCGATCGCTGTCTGACACCCAACACAGACTGTCTGTGAAGATGAACGAGCTGCGTGCTGCCCACGACCACATtgagaagctggaggagagaaTAG GGGAGCTGAGTCAGCGGAGCTCGAAGCACAAGGAGGACGTGGCTGCTCTTCAAAAGTCCATCTCCGCCTTGGATCGAGAGAAAGACGCTCTGCAAGATGACGTGGATCAAAAGACTGAAAAACTGGAGGTTCTCCAGGACGAGAAGTCAAAAAAG GAACGAACCCTTGAGGAAGTAAGACTGACCGTTAAAAACATGGACAGCTCATTAGC TCAGCTGCAGGGAGCCTTAAACAGCCGCGAGAGGGAGATAGCCAGCCTGAGGACGCAGCTGGACGCCTGTCAGGATGAGCTGGCTGCTCTGAAGAGAAACAAGGAAATCACAATCAGAGAGAACAGGAGGCTGCAGGACGACCTGGCTACAATGACCAGAGAGAACCAA GCTGTACACGTGGAGATGGAGCAGGCTTTACACGACAAGGACGAGCTGAAGATGAGGGTCCACTCTTACATTTCTGAAGTGTCCAGAATAGAGAAGCTGATGGCCACAAAG GAGCAGGAGAACAGGGATTTGCTGGAACGCTTCAAGATGGCCCACTCTGAGGTGGAGGAGCGGCAGCAGAAGTTACAGAAGGCTGAAGGTCTCAATAGCTCTATCCGGCTAGAGCTGCTCTCCTCGGACTCAGAGCGTAGACACCTCCGAGAGGCTGTCAGCCACAAGGACAGAGAAATACAACAG CATGTAGAGGCCCTACAGGCGTACGAGGCCCAAGCATCCTCACTGGCTCGTGGAACGGCCCGACTAGAGGAAGAGCTCCACAAAGCTCAGGAGGAGAAGTCCAGCCTGCTGTCGGACCTGGCGTCTGTCAGGGAGCTCTGCGTCAAACTCAACTCTGATAAGGAGCTCACTGcacgtcagctcacctccaagAGCGTGGATGTGGAGAGG GTCACTGGAGAACTGGAGGACGTTCGGTCAGAGGTGGAGCTTCTGAAGAGACAACTGGCCAGTGAGAGGCTGACAGTTCGCAACCTAGAGACACTCCTCTCCACCAATCGGCAAAAGGAGTTTCAAACCCACTTGACAGCCAGTGAGCGAGAGTCGGAGCTAAAAGTCCTCCGCGATAAGCTGACCCTGGCCGAAAGCaagaa CACAGAGCATGCCAGGGAGGTGTCGCAGCTCCGCGGGAAAGTCTCTCAGCTGCAGACGGAGATGGATGTCCTCAAAAGACAGCTGACCACAGAACGCTTTGAACG gGAAAGAGCAATTCAGGAGATGCGTCGTCAGGGTGTGACTCTTTCAACCCTGCAAAGCACTTTGCCCAGCAGCAGTTCACCTCACACGTCCCCTGAAAGATCCATCCTCCGAACTGTCAACCGCACCACTGACAAGTCAACAGACAG aaaTGTGAGCTTCAAAGATTAA